The sequence GCCATGCGCCTGTGCATGGTTGATCGACACCACCTTTTGCACAAGGTCACCCAGATCCAGATCCACCCGATCCAACTGCATGTGTCCCGACTCAATGATCTCGGAATTCATCAGTTCATTCAGTGTGTCCACCATTTGAGTGGCGGATTCGTGGATGTAGTGCAGCATCTCCTGTGCGGACTCCAGATTGCCAGTCTTTTGATTGTCATCGGGAGGAAGGTGGTCTTTGATGAGTTCACTCAGTCCGATGATACCGCTGAGCGGGTTTTTGAGATCATGGGCAGCAATGCCCAGAAATTCACTTTTCTTTTCGTTGAGTTTTTTAAGTTCGGCGTTGCTCTGATTCAGGTTCTCATTGGCAAAGCGAAGCTCCTGTGTGCGCGCATCCACCACCTTCTCGAGACGCTGATTGTAGAGTGTCAGCTCCTCGAGCAGGTTGTGGTTTTCGACGACATACACCACAGCATCGATCATGATGGAAAGCACCTTCAGAAAACTGCTTCGCAGATTGGATGAACCGTGCTTGAGGAACCCGACAAACACCCCCAATGTCGTATTGCGCGTGCTCATGCCATGCAAAACGGCCTGCTTACCCGGCAATCCCGCTGGCACTTCAACCAATATCTCGCGATTCTGCTGCAGTGCCCACGCAAATTTCCCTGCCTGAATCTGCCTTTGCATGAACACATCCAACTCATGCTTCATTGCGG is a genomic window of Puniceicoccaceae bacterium containing:
- a CDS encoding HAMP domain-containing sensor histidine kinase, with amino-acid sequence MMSELGRRASFIDRGLHELQEAPELSRHLLLVLASLEKFQKEVQDCKSREEALAKMLQFMEGWDVFHSTAFYLVDETMEFQLYLPSDPAMKHELDVFMQRQIQAGKFAWALQQNREILVEVPAGLPGKQAVLHGMSTRNTTLGVFVGFLKHGSSNLRSSFLKVLSIMIDAVVYVVENHNLLEELTLYNQRLEKVVDARTQELRFANENLNQSNAELKKLNEKKSEFLGIAAHDLKNPLSGIIGLSELIKDHLPPDDNQKTGNLESAQEMLHYIHESATQMVDTLNELMNSEIIESGHMQLDRVDLDLGDLVQKVVSINHAQAHGKRIRIHVETESGVIAYADALRMHEAVDNLVSNAIKYSPPDREVWVRLKGPGEADGKPLKAVFSVTDQGPGLTEEDKQKLFGRFQKLSARPTGGESSTGLGLSIVKNLIELHDGTVWVESEAGKGATFAFQIPLTRGR